Within the Gammaproteobacteria bacterium genome, the region CCAGAACCGGGCGATCTCCAGGATCAGCTCCGCGCCGTAGAACTGGAGGAACTCGATGTCGCGCGTGACTTGAAAGTACTGCCAGACGTTGTACGCGATGGCGCTGCCGACGTGACGCTGCAAGTAGGTGTTGTCCGGCACCCAGCGGTTGGAGCGCGGATTGAGATTCAGCTCCTGCGTCTCCTCCTGGCCGTCGCTGCCGCTTTGCCACGGAAACATCGCGCCGCGGTATCCGGCGGCCCGGGCTGCGGCTCGCGCTTCGTCCAGGCGCCGGTAGCGATACATCAGCAGCGACCGGGTGATCTCGGGCGTGCGGATGTTCAATGTCGGAAAGATGAACAGCTCGTCCCAGAACACGTGCCCCTGATAGTGCTCGCCGGTCCAGCCTCGGGCCGGCACGCCGATGTCGAGGCCGATCGAGTTCAACGATGCGGCCTGGAGAAGATGGAACATGTTGAGCCTGAGGAGCATCGGAACGTTGAGCGGAAAGCGTTCGCCGGCGGGCTTCAGGTTCACGTCGAAGCGGCGCCAGAGCTCCTTCCACGCGAGGGCGTGATCCGCGGCGAGAACCTCGAAGCGGCCCGCGCGGCCGATCGCCTTGCACGCCGCCAGGCTGCACTCGGAGATGGCCGCGTCGCGCGACGTGAAGAGCGCGGCGATCTTCTCGATCGCAAGCATCTCGCCCCGGCGAAGGTCCGCGGTAAGCTCCTCGCCTACCCTGCCCGGCTCCTCGAAGCGCCGGCGCCGGGCTTCGAAAGGCGCGCCGTCCCGAAACGCGCGCGTTGTCGCCGCGATGGCGACGTGCAGATCCGATTGGGTCGTGTGGACGAGCAGGTAAACGCCGTCGTCGCCGGCCAGGCCCGCAGCGAGCGGCTCGAGGTGGCGGTTGTTGAACTTCTCGTAAAGCTTCGCGCCCGCGTTGACGATGCGGCCGTCGATCGCCGACCGGATCGTCACGCGGCCGGACCAGTTCTCCGGCGTCAGCGTGAGCTCGAGGCCCGCGAGATGCATGTCCGACATCGAGACGATGCGCCGCTCCTCGAGCGCGCTGCGGCGCCCGCGCCCGTCCTCGAAACGGATGCGGCGGCGCAACGTGCCCTGGCGCAAGTCGAGCTCCTGTCTGTAGTCGAGAATCGCGACCTCTCGGAGATCGAGCCGCTCACCGTCTTCCGCCGCGAACGACACGGTGAGCCAGTTCGGGAAGTTCACGAGATCCTCGTTCTCGACGACGCGCCCGGCGATGTCCGTGCGCAACCGGTTGTACCCGCCGGCGACGTAAGTCCCCGGATAGTGCACGCCGTCGGCCCGCGCCCACGGCAGCGCGCCGCGGGTCTCGAAGTACCCGTTGCCGAGCGCGCACAGCGATTCCCGGATGCCCTCGGTCCGCGGATCGAAGGCCTCGTACACGAGGGCCCAGGCCGAGGGTTCTTCCGCGGCGATCCGGATCTCGCCGAGATCGCCGACGACGACGTCGGCGCCGGCGTGCCTCAGCTCGCGCGAACGCCCCGCGCGGTCGACGCCGATCACGAGCCCGAAACCGCCGGCCCGTCCCGCCTCGACGCCGGCCGTCGCGTCCTCGACGACGATGCAGCGCGACGGCTCCGAGCGCAGACGCCGTGCCGCCTCGAGGAACGTATCCGGCGCGGGTTTGCCGGCGAGGCCGAGGCGCTCGAGATCGACGCCGTCGACGCGCGCATCGAAGAGCGCGTCGATGCCGGCCGTCTCGAGCACGGCCTTGCAGTTCTTGCTCGACGAGACGACCGCGGTCTTCACCTCCTGCGCGCGAAGTGCGCGCACGAGCGCGACACTCGCGTCGAATACCTCGACGCCTTCGCGCGTGAGCGTCTCGAGAAAATAGCCGTCCTTGCGCCGCCCGAGCCCGTGGACCGTGAGCGCGTCGGCGTCGTCATCGGGCGAGCCTGCGGGCAAATCGATGCCGCGTGACTCGAGAAACGAAGCGACGCCGTCGTCGCGCGGCTTGCCGTCGACGTACCGGCGGTAGTCCGCGTCGATGTCGAACGGCACGAACCGCTCGCCGGTGCGTTCGGCGCGCTCGCGAAGGAACTCGTCAAAGAGCCGCTTCCACGCGGCGGCGTGGACGGTCGCGGTGCGGGTCAGCACGCCGTCGAGATCGAAGAGCGCCGCGTCGTAGTCGCGAGGCGCGAGCGTGACGCAGGGCCCGGCGCCGCTCATGACACGCGCGAAGCGATTCGGCCGCGGTGCTCAGCGGAACGGCAATACGAAGTTCGCGCAACCATCGCGCAGCCGTTCGAGCAAGCTTCGTGCCACTCCCCGAAAAAGGTGTCGGACACCATTTTTCCGGAAATCGTGTCTGACACCTTTTTTTAGCGGCGCGCGGCGAAGTATCGGGCGAGCGGCTCGATCAGGTGCTCGGGAATGCGCCGCGCGATCATCGGCATCGGCTCGTCCGGCTGACTCGCTTCGACCGCCTCGCCGCTGCGCCACGCGCGCAGCCGCAGCGCGAGATACTCCGCCTTCTGGCCGGCGAGAATCGGGTAGCGGGGGCGCTTGCCCGGCGAGTGGCAGCGCACGCAGGCCGGCAAATCGAGCTCCGGGATGCCGTGCGCGACGACTGCGGCCGCGGTGGCCGCCGCGGTCGGGGGCTCGGCATCCTGCGCTTGCGGAGCGACGACGGGCACCTCGTCGAGCCCCGGGCGGGCCGCATAGTGCTCGACCAGCGCGGCACGCATCGCGGCGCTGACGCGCGCGGCCGCGGCCGTCATCACGGCGCCGTCACGCCGCCCGGACGCGAAGTCGTTCAACGACTCAAGCAGATAGAGCGGCTTTTGGCCCGCGAGGATCGGAATCTCAGGCTGGCCTCGCCCGTGATTCGCGTGGCAGCGCTCGCAGTCGTCCAGCGCCTCCTCGAAGCTCCGAGGCCGCCCGCCGGCGAGGCGGCCCTTCGGGCCGTACGCGAGCTCGCGGTACTCGGCCGCGGACATCTCCGGCAATCGGCGGACGAATGCCGCCATGCGGCGGATCTCGTCGTCGCGCTCGCGCGCGGGCCACGCCGGCATGCCGGTGAATTTCACGCCGTGCTTGATGATCCAGAAGAGCTCGGCGTCCGTGTACGTGGCCGCGGTTACGGCGAGGTCGGGCGCCGGCGGCGCGGCCGCCTGCATCACCGGCGAGGGCCGCTCGCCGGGCGCTCCGTGGCATACCGCGCAGCTGCCGGCGTAATGACCCGCAGCCGAGACGAGCCCGCCCGCGTCCGCGGCAGGCTCCTCGACGGTCAACGCCGCGTACGTGCGCACGGTATTGCGCATCGACCAGTGCAGAAACCAGTCGGTGACGGCCCAGTGCCCGGTCGATGCCCCGACGTGGATCACGCCGGACCATGCGATCGCCATGCCGGCGACGAAGACGAGGACCGCGACGAGGAGCACGCGCCGCCACGTGATCGTCACGAGCATCGGCCGACCTCCGCGCCGCGATCCGCGAGCAGCCCGGCGAGCAGGACGAGCGCACCGACGAGATATCCGCCTCCGCCGACGAGCAGCATCACAACGCCGGCGAGCTGCTGGTCCTCGAGCGCCGTCAATCCGAGGCTCGTAACGGGATGCGCGCCGAACAGCGGCCGCGGCGCGAGCGCGATCAGCACGCCGAGCAGCGTCATGTGCATCGTCGTCAGCAGCAGCGCGGCGACGCCCGCCGCGCGCCGTCCGCTCGCGGCGCCCGCACCCGTCCCGAGGCACGCGCTCCAGAGCAAGAGCCCGGCCGCGGCGAACGCCGCCTGCTCGAGCGCGAGACCGGTGAGGCTGCCGCTCGCGAGCGCGCGGGCCGCCGGCACGTGCCAACCCCATACGACGACGAGCTCGGCGATCGACATCGGAAGCGGCGTGACGACCCGCGGCCAGCGCGCGGCCGGGTCCGCAGCCGTGCCGGCGAAGCCGACCGCGAGCAACGGAGCGGCCACGGCGACCGCCGTCATGTGCGCAAGCATGTGCACGGTCAAACCATGCCCGACGACGGCGCCGAGCCACGCGCCGGCGAGCGCGGCGAGGCCCGCAGCGGAGGCCGCGCGCCGCACCGACGAGCCTGCCGGCCCCGCGCTCAACGGCAGTCCTCGAAAACGAAGGCCGGCAAAGCCGTGAACACGATCGCGACGAAGCTCAACGACGCGAGCAGCAGCGTCGACACGGCGAGGAAACGCGCGCGGTCCTCGTCGGTGCTGTCGTCGTGCGCCGGCGGGTCGCCGGCGATTCGCGATTTCGCCCACGCCACGTAGCCCGACGCGAGCACGATCAGCAGCGCCGCGAAGGTCGCCGCCGCGATCGCGACCCGCACGTCGCCGAGCACGACGCCGGGCCCGCCCTTCGCGCACCGCACTGCGGCGTAGACGTAGCAGAACAGGAAGTGCAGAGCCCATACCGTCGGCGGCAGGATCAACGCCCACAGCGTCGACTTCATCTGCTGCGCGCGGCGGTAGAGGCTCACGCCGCGAGCTCCGGGAAAAAGGCGATCACGCCGAAGGCTACCGCCGCGGTGAGCGCCGTGAAGTGCTGGTACACCGTGACGTTGCGGAGGTCCCCGTCGTACGTCGGGGTCACGCGCCCGGCGACGCTCCGCGCGAGCGCATAGAGCAGCATCACGACGCCGAGGAGCGCGTGCGCGGCCATCCAGATCGCGAGCACCCACACGATCGCAGGATAGACGTGAAGCGTCGGATCGAGGCCCGCGATCCACGGCGCGGCGAGCGCGGCGATACCGCCGGCGCCGGTCGCGGCGGCGCCGGCCGCCAGCGCGGCGCGGGCGACTCCGGTCCGGCCGCGCGCATTCGCCTCCCGGGCACCGACCGTCGCCGCCCAGCCCGCGAGCATCAGCCCGAGCGCGGCCATCGGCGAAACGATGCCCGGCCCCGAAAGCCCCGGCGCGGCGTCCGGCGGAAACTCCGCATGAATCGTCCAGTAGAAGAAGTAGCCGAAGATCAGGCTCGCGAAGGCCGTCGCATCGGCCGTCATCGTGATGCACATCGCCCACCAGCCGGGCGATTGCGGGCCCGACGAGTAGAGCGGCAGCACGAGGCCGCGGCCCGCGGCCTTCGCCGTCTTCTCGGGAATCATCGACGTCCCGCTCCACAGCCACCATACGATCGCGGCGAGCGCGAGCACGGCGCTCGCGAGCGCCGGCCAATAGAGGTGGAACGTCGTCAGGATGAAGACTCCGCCGAGCGCCGCAGACGCGAGAAACGGCTTGACGCTCGGCCCGCCGATGCGCGCGATCTGCAGCGGCTTCGCGTCGAGGACGCTGCTGATCATCAGCTCGCGGCAACCTTCCTCGGCGTCCGGCAAGAAGTAGCGCCCCTCGTCGACGTTCTCCATGAAGCGCGGCTCGTCCCAGATCGGATAGCGCGACTCGATCAGCGGCACGGATCGCACGCCCCAGTGCTCCTGCCGCGGGCCCGCGAGCCACTCGAGCGTGCCGGCGTTCCACGGGTTGCGCTCGGCGCGGCGGCGCGCGGGCGACAGGCAGAGATCGACGACGACGATCGCGATGCCGAGCGCGAGCAGATACGCGCCGGCGGTCGACGTGAAGTTCAGCGCATCGAGCCC harbors:
- a CDS encoding cytochrome c oxidase assembly protein, which codes for MRRAASAAGLAALAGAWLGAVVGHGLTVHMLAHMTAVAVAAPLLAVGFAGTAADPAARWPRVVTPLPMSIAELVVVWGWHVPAARALASGSLTGLALEQAAFAAAGLLLWSACLGTGAGAASGRRAAGVAALLLTTMHMTLLGVLIALAPRPLFGAHPVTSLGLTALEDQQLAGVVMLLVGGGGYLVGALVLLAGLLADRGAEVGRCS
- a CDS encoding c-type cytochrome, which produces MLVTITWRRVLLVAVLVFVAGMAIAWSGVIHVGASTGHWAVTDWFLHWSMRNTVRTYAALTVEEPAADAGGLVSAAGHYAGSCAVCHGAPGERPSPVMQAAAPPAPDLAVTAATYTDAELFWIIKHGVKFTGMPAWPARERDDEIRRMAAFVRRLPEMSAAEYRELAYGPKGRLAGGRPRSFEEALDDCERCHANHGRGQPEIPILAGQKPLYLLESLNDFASGRRDGAVMTAAAARVSAAMRAALVEHYAARPGLDEVPVVAPQAQDAEPPTAAATAAAVVAHGIPELDLPACVRCHSPGKRPRYPILAGQKAEYLALRLRAWRSGEAVEASQPDEPMPMIARRIPEHLIEPLARYFAARR
- a CDS encoding beta-phosphoglucomutase family hydrolase, which produces MSGAGPCVTLAPRDYDAALFDLDGVLTRTATVHAAAWKRLFDEFLRERAERTGERFVPFDIDADYRRYVDGKPRDDGVASFLESRGIDLPAGSPDDDADALTVHGLGRRKDGYFLETLTREGVEVFDASVALVRALRAQEVKTAVVSSSKNCKAVLETAGIDALFDARVDGVDLERLGLAGKPAPDTFLEAARRLRSEPSRCIVVEDATAGVEAGRAGGFGLVIGVDRAGRSRELRHAGADVVVGDLGEIRIAAEEPSAWALVYEAFDPRTEGIRESLCALGNGYFETRGALPWARADGVHYPGTYVAGGYNRLRTDIAGRVVENEDLVNFPNWLTVSFAAEDGERLDLREVAILDYRQELDLRQGTLRRRIRFEDGRGRRSALEERRIVSMSDMHLAGLELTLTPENWSGRVTIRSAIDGRIVNAGAKLYEKFNNRHLEPLAAGLAGDDGVYLLVHTTQSDLHVAIAATTRAFRDGAPFEARRRRFEEPGRVGEELTADLRRGEMLAIEKIAALFTSRDAAISECSLAACKAIGRAGRFEVLAADHALAWKELWRRFDVNLKPAGERFPLNVPMLLRLNMFHLLQAASLNSIGLDIGVPARGWTGEHYQGHVFWDELFIFPTLNIRTPEITRSLLMYRYRRLDEARAAARAAGYRGAMFPWQSGSDGQEETQELNLNPRSNRWVPDNTYLQRHVGSAIAYNVWQYFQVTRDIEFLQFYGAELILEIARFWSSIAVFDEERGRYEIRGVMGPDEFHDGYPDTAEPGLDNNAYTNVMAVWVLRRALDVLELLPDIRRADLTARLKLAKDEIERWRDVARRMFVPFHGDGIISQFEGYERLEELDWDDYRKRYGNIQRLELILEAENDSANRYKASKQADVLMLFYLFSSEELGELLRSLGYAFDSETIPRNVDYYDRRSTHGSTLSRVVHAWVLARSDRPRAMRYFAEALQSDVSDIQQGTTSEGVHLGAMAGTVDLVQRVSTGIEVTGDVLRFNPQLPEELERLDMRVRYRGHSLDLKLTRDTLSVRGREPGVAPIRLGFRDEVHELTAGTTRTFDLRRGRKP